Proteins co-encoded in one Peptococcaceae bacterium 1198_IL3148 genomic window:
- a CDS encoding MoaD/ThiS family protein: protein MNCLLLEVRLYSGLEKFVAGATYGKPLAVELPDGANVKELLAKLNIPEVEVFSILANGIHRHLEDVLNDGDRVALFPPVGGG, encoded by the coding sequence GTGAACTGTTTGCTTCTGGAAGTTAGATTGTATAGTGGATTAGAAAAATTTGTTGCAGGTGCTACTTACGGAAAGCCACTGGCGGTGGAGCTGCCGGATGGAGCCAATGTTAAAGAACTGTTAGCTAAACTAAACATTCCGGAAGTTGAGGTTTTCTCCATTCTGGCCAATGGTATTCACCGTCATTTAGAAGATGTGTTAAATGATGGCGATCGAGTAGCTTTATTCCCACCGGTTGGCGGAGGTTAA
- a CDS encoding ABC transporter permease — translation MDWILQGIKEAILLLLHGDKEVIGITLLTLRVSCTATLISVLIGVPIGYLLAFYNFPGRKFFVSMVNLGMGFPPTVVGLWVFILLSRNGPLGDWELLYSPVAIIIAQAIIASPIVMGFSVAAFQQLNPKIRVQILSLGASQLQLMFLLVREAWLGLMAAVMAGFGGVISEVGASMMVGGNIRGETRTLTTAMVMEVSKGQEDLAIALSLILLCLAYLVVVVLTMNQQRGRTIQ, via the coding sequence ATGGATTGGATTTTGCAAGGAATTAAGGAAGCAATTTTATTGCTATTACATGGTGATAAAGAAGTTATCGGTATTACTTTACTAACCCTAAGGGTGTCCTGTACGGCCACTTTGATTAGCGTGTTAATTGGAGTGCCCATCGGTTACCTGTTGGCCTTTTATAATTTTCCGGGACGCAAATTTTTTGTTAGTATGGTTAACTTAGGCATGGGCTTTCCTCCAACTGTGGTTGGCTTGTGGGTATTTATTCTACTATCCAGAAATGGTCCCCTGGGGGATTGGGAGCTACTATACTCGCCGGTGGCGATTATCATCGCCCAAGCCATTATTGCTTCACCAATAGTGATGGGATTTTCGGTGGCGGCTTTTCAGCAATTAAATCCTAAAATAAGGGTGCAAATTCTTTCACTGGGCGCATCGCAGTTACAGTTAATGTTTTTATTGGTCAGAGAGGCTTGGCTGGGCTTAATGGCTGCAGTGATGGCTGGCTTCGGTGGAGTTATTTCCGAAGTGGGCGCCTCGATGATGGTGGGTGGCAATATTAGAGGAGAAACTCGTACTTTAACCACCGCCATGGTGATGGAAGTTTCCAAGGGCCAAGAAGATTTGGCCATTGCATTGAGCTTAATTCTTTTGTGTTTGGCTTATCTTGTGGTGGTGGTGTTAACAATGAACCAGCAGCGGGGGCGAACCATTCAATGA
- a CDS encoding ATP-binding cassette domain-containing protein, with the protein MSKAILVAKEITVIRDSRVILDAPAVELKQGEVLALMGHNGAGKSTLLQVLALVLKPNQGRLYFDGELVQRSNTLKIRRKMAAVMQQPLLLDTTVYKNAAVGMQLRKVPKKDIEKRVLPWLERLGVAHLAHQSVRNLSGGEAQRVSLARALVLEPQVLFLDEPFSALDTPTREALLTDLSAILKENNMTAVFVTHDYREIPKLADRVVELEQGKIIDSFASNEMKTKVV; encoded by the coding sequence ATGAGTAAAGCAATTTTAGTAGCCAAAGAAATTACAGTGATCAGAGATAGCCGAGTAATTTTAGATGCACCAGCGGTAGAATTAAAGCAGGGCGAAGTGTTGGCCCTGATGGGACATAATGGTGCCGGCAAAAGTACGTTATTACAAGTGCTGGCATTAGTGCTAAAACCTAATCAAGGGAGATTATACTTTGATGGTGAACTGGTACAACGTAGTAATACGCTAAAAATCCGTCGAAAAATGGCGGCTGTAATGCAGCAACCATTGCTTTTAGATACTACTGTTTACAAGAACGCTGCTGTAGGTATGCAACTAAGAAAAGTACCGAAAAAGGATATTGAAAAACGAGTGCTGCCGTGGTTGGAGCGTTTGGGTGTGGCCCATTTGGCCCATCAATCGGTTCGCAACTTATCTGGTGGTGAGGCTCAGCGGGTGAGTTTAGCCAGAGCGTTGGTACTGGAACCCCAAGTGCTATTTTTGGATGAACCCTTTTCTGCATTGGACACGCCGACCAGAGAAGCATTACTGACTGATTTAAGCGCTATATTAAAAGAGAATAATATGACAGCGGTATTTGTCACCCATGATTATCGGGAAATACCCAAGTTGGCCGATAGAGTGGTGGAGTTGGAACAAGGCAAGATAATTGACAGCTTTGCCAGCAATGAAATGAAAACAAAAGTGGTTTAA
- the moaA gene encoding GTP 3',8-cyclase MoaA: MLDGYKRNISYLRISVTDRCNLRCVYCMPPDGVEQMSHDEVLTLEETFQLVKAATLLGIRKVRLTGGEPLVRLGIVDLVEKINSLPEIDDISMTTNGILLKKMGKDLKKAGLKRVNISLDSLQADTFQEITRNGDLKQVIAGIEEALSLGLEPVKLNTVVVRGVNLGEVVDFARWTKETPIHVRFIELMPIGTSSPWAGECFVPAQEIKEIIEGQLGKMDDEYKLTGSGPAKYYRLSNAAGTIGFITAMSNHFCANCNRLRLTANGQLRPCLFDKREIDVKSALRAGSSDMELAKIIAQAVSLKPDRHHMQQGWNDLRVMSQIGG, translated from the coding sequence ATGCTGGACGGTTACAAGCGCAACATTAGTTATTTAAGAATATCTGTCACCGATCGCTGCAACCTGCGTTGTGTTTACTGTATGCCTCCCGATGGTGTAGAGCAAATGTCTCACGATGAGGTACTAACCTTGGAGGAAACATTTCAGTTGGTTAAAGCTGCTACTTTACTTGGTATTCGCAAGGTGCGTTTAACAGGTGGAGAGCCGCTTGTCCGTCTAGGGATAGTGGATTTGGTGGAAAAAATCAACTCTTTGCCCGAGATAGATGATATTTCCATGACTACCAATGGTATTTTGTTAAAAAAGATGGGCAAAGATTTAAAAAAGGCAGGCTTAAAGCGAGTTAACATTAGCTTAGACAGTCTGCAGGCTGATACTTTTCAAGAAATTACCCGTAACGGTGATTTAAAGCAAGTTATAGCTGGTATTGAAGAAGCTTTAAGTTTGGGGCTGGAGCCAGTGAAACTGAACACAGTGGTGGTGAGGGGTGTTAATTTAGGCGAGGTGGTGGACTTTGCCCGCTGGACTAAAGAAACCCCCATACATGTGCGTTTTATAGAATTAATGCCCATTGGCACCTCTAGCCCATGGGCCGGTGAGTGCTTTGTGCCCGCCCAGGAAATTAAAGAGATAATTGAAGGCCAGTTGGGTAAAATGGATGATGAATACAAATTAACCGGCAGTGGCCCAGCCAAATACTATCGGTTGAGCAATGCTGCTGGAACCATTGGCTTTATAACAGCCATGAGCAATCATTTTTGTGCCAATTGCAATCGGTTGCGTTTGACTGCCAATGGCCAATTACGACCATGCCTATTTGATAAACGGGAAATAGATGTCAAGTCTGCTCTGCGGGCTGGTAGCAGTGATATGGAACTGGCTAAAATAATTGCCCAGGCGGTATCATTAAAACCAGATCGACACCACATGCAGCAAGGTTGGAATGATCTTAGGGTAATGTCACAAATTGGAGGTTAG
- the moaC gene encoding cyclic pyranopterin monophosphate synthase MoaC, producing MSELTHFDARGRARMVEVGTKAESMREAVARGEVVMKPETLTMIETGGMAKGDVLGVARVAGIMAAKETPHLIPMAHPISITGANVNFQFKYPDTVEIEASVRITGKTGVEMEALTAVSVAALTIYDMCKAVDKGMLIDNIRLVKKTGGKSGEFNREGEQPWEK from the coding sequence ATGTCTGAATTGACCCATTTTGATGCCAGGGGTAGGGCCCGCATGGTGGAGGTGGGCACTAAAGCTGAATCAATGCGAGAAGCGGTGGCCCGGGGCGAAGTAGTAATGAAGCCTGAAACCTTAACCATGATTGAAACAGGTGGTATGGCTAAAGGTGATGTGCTGGGGGTGGCCAGGGTTGCAGGTATTATGGCAGCCAAAGAAACACCACACTTGATACCGATGGCTCACCCCATATCAATTACCGGGGCCAATGTTAATTTTCAGTTTAAATATCCTGACACAGTGGAAATAGAGGCTAGCGTGCGGATTACCGGTAAAACCGGTGTGGAAATGGAGGCACTGACGGCTGTTAGTGTGGCGGCTTTGACTATTTATGATATGTGCAAAGCAGTGGATAAAGGAATGCTAATTGATAATATCAGGCTGGTGAAAAAGACCGGTGGTAAAAGTGGAGAATTTAACAGGGAGGGCGAACAACCATGGGAAAAATAG